A portion of the Zootoca vivipara chromosome 6, rZooViv1.1, whole genome shotgun sequence genome contains these proteins:
- the SESN2 gene encoding sestrin-2 isoform X3 — translation MIKRAGRVSRRRKRGCAFLSSENCKMDRGVKIPRQLGRGPSSFIPVEEILQEGAESAQRRLFIEAFVSTGRVDNITMVMGLHPEYLTSFWKTQYLLLRMDGPLPYHKRHYIAIMAAARHQCSYLVGFHMGEFLQVGGDPEWLRGLQYAPQKLRNLNEINKILAHRPWLITKEHIEVLLKTGDNSWSLAELIQALVLLTHYHSLASFVFGCGINLEIDQEGGHVFRPPSPRSCDSSPASEDGVNSSSGSDAMEEVEVLMERMKLLQECQLEEEAVTQEEMETRFEMEKRESLLVTPSDIAEHSLPPNVMCFVEDPEFGYKDFTRRGEQTPPTFRAQDYTWEDHGYSLINRLYPDVGQLLDEKFQVVYNLTYNTIAMHSGVDTSMLRRAIWNYVHCVFGIRYDDYDYREVNQLLERSLKIYIKTVACYPEKATKRMYTHFWRHFKHSEKVHINLLLLEARMQAALLYALRAITRYMT, via the exons GACAGAGGAGTCAAAATCCCCCGGCAGTTGGGAAGAGGCCCCAGTTCCTTCATCCCGGTGGAAGAG ATCCTACAAGAAGGAGCAGAGAGTGCCCAGCGGCGCCTCTTCATTGAGGCCTTTGTTTCCACAGGCAGGGTGGATAACATTACCATGGTGATGGGGCTGCATCCTGAGTACCTGACAAGCTTCTGGAAAACTCAGTACCTCCTGCTACGGATGGATGGGCCTTTGCCATATCACAAGCGCCATTACATTGCCATCATG GCTGCTGCAAGACATCAGTGTTCCTATCTGGTTGGCTTCCACATGGGGGAGTTCCTGCAGGTGGGTGgggacccagagtggctgcgagGCTTGCAGTATGCCCCACAGAAACTGAGGAACCTCAACGAAATCAACAAGATCCTGGCCCACCGGCCCTGGTTGATTACCAAGGAACACATTGAG GTGCTCCTGAAGACAGGCGACAACAGTTGGTCTCTGGCAGAACTCATCCAGGCTCTGGTGCTCCTCACACATTACCACTCGCTTGCATCCTTCGTCTTTGGCTGCGGCATCAATCTGGAGATTGACCAGGAAGGAGGCCACGTCTTTCGGCCACCCTCGCCACGCAGTTGTGATAGCAGTCCGGCCTCGGAGGATGGAGTGAACAGTTCCAGT GGCTCAGATGCTATGGAGGAGGTGGAAGTGCTGATGGAGAGAATGAAGCTTCTGCAAGAGTGCCAGCTGGAAGAGGAGGCAGTCACCCAGGAGGAGATGGAGACCCGCTTcgagatggaaaagagagagagtctGCTTGTTACTCCCTCGG ACATTGCTGAACACTCCCTGCCCCCCAATGTGATGTGCTTTGTGGAGGACCCAGAATTTGGATACAAGGATTTCACCAGGAGAGGAGAACAAACGCCCCCGACTTTCCGAGCTCAG GATTACACCTGGGAGGACCATGGCTACTCACTCATCAATCGCCTATATCCTGATGTGGGGCAATTGCTGGATGAAAAATTTCAGGTGGTCTACAACCTGACATATAACACCATAGCCATGCACAGTGGTGTGGACACATCCATGCTCCGGAGGGCCATCTGGAATTATGTGCACTGTGTCTTCGGCATTCG gtacgaTGACTATGATTACAGGGAGGTGAACCAGCTCTTGGAGCGCAGCTTGAAAATCTACATCAAAACCGTGGCCTGCTATCCAGAGAAAGCCACCAAGCGCATGTACACTCACTTCTGGAGGCATTTCAAACATTCTGAAAAG GTGCATATCAACCTGCTTCTGCTGGAGGCCCGCATGCAGGCTGCCCTGCTGTATGCATTGCGTGCCATCACCCGCTACATGACCTGA
- the SESN2 gene encoding sestrin-2 isoform X4: MVMGLHPEYLTSFWKTQYLLLRMDGPLPYHKRHYIAIMAAARHQCSYLVGFHMGEFLQVGGDPEWLRGLQYAPQKLRNLNEINKILAHRPWLITKEHIEVLLKTGDNSWSLAELIQALVLLTHYHSLASFVFGCGINLEIDQEGGHVFRPPSPRSCDSSPASEDGVNSSSGSDAMEEVEVLMERMKLLQECQLEEEAVTQEEMETRFEMEKRESLLVTPSDIAEHSLPPNVMCFVEDPEFGYKDFTRRGEQTPPTFRAQDYTWEDHGYSLINRLYPDVGQLLDEKFQVVYNLTYNTIAMHSGVDTSMLRRAIWNYVHCVFGIRYDDYDYREVNQLLERSLKIYIKTVACYPEKATKRMYTHFWRHFKHSEKVHINLLLLEARMQAALLYALRAITRYMT, translated from the exons ATGGTGATGGGGCTGCATCCTGAGTACCTGACAAGCTTCTGGAAAACTCAGTACCTCCTGCTACGGATGGATGGGCCTTTGCCATATCACAAGCGCCATTACATTGCCATCATG GCTGCTGCAAGACATCAGTGTTCCTATCTGGTTGGCTTCCACATGGGGGAGTTCCTGCAGGTGGGTGgggacccagagtggctgcgagGCTTGCAGTATGCCCCACAGAAACTGAGGAACCTCAACGAAATCAACAAGATCCTGGCCCACCGGCCCTGGTTGATTACCAAGGAACACATTGAG GTGCTCCTGAAGACAGGCGACAACAGTTGGTCTCTGGCAGAACTCATCCAGGCTCTGGTGCTCCTCACACATTACCACTCGCTTGCATCCTTCGTCTTTGGCTGCGGCATCAATCTGGAGATTGACCAGGAAGGAGGCCACGTCTTTCGGCCACCCTCGCCACGCAGTTGTGATAGCAGTCCGGCCTCGGAGGATGGAGTGAACAGTTCCAGT GGCTCAGATGCTATGGAGGAGGTGGAAGTGCTGATGGAGAGAATGAAGCTTCTGCAAGAGTGCCAGCTGGAAGAGGAGGCAGTCACCCAGGAGGAGATGGAGACCCGCTTcgagatggaaaagagagagagtctGCTTGTTACTCCCTCGG ACATTGCTGAACACTCCCTGCCCCCCAATGTGATGTGCTTTGTGGAGGACCCAGAATTTGGATACAAGGATTTCACCAGGAGAGGAGAACAAACGCCCCCGACTTTCCGAGCTCAG GATTACACCTGGGAGGACCATGGCTACTCACTCATCAATCGCCTATATCCTGATGTGGGGCAATTGCTGGATGAAAAATTTCAGGTGGTCTACAACCTGACATATAACACCATAGCCATGCACAGTGGTGTGGACACATCCATGCTCCGGAGGGCCATCTGGAATTATGTGCACTGTGTCTTCGGCATTCG gtacgaTGACTATGATTACAGGGAGGTGAACCAGCTCTTGGAGCGCAGCTTGAAAATCTACATCAAAACCGTGGCCTGCTATCCAGAGAAAGCCACCAAGCGCATGTACACTCACTTCTGGAGGCATTTCAAACATTCTGAAAAG GTGCATATCAACCTGCTTCTGCTGGAGGCCCGCATGCAGGCTGCCCTGCTGTATGCATTGCGTGCCATCACCCGCTACATGACCTGA
- the SESN2 gene encoding sestrin-2 isoform X2 — protein sequence MIVADSESCDAPGVQGYLPCKSLGTLRSKEDRGVKIPRQLGRGPSSFIPVEEILQEGAESAQRRLFIEAFVSTGRVDNITMVMGLHPEYLTSFWKTQYLLLRMDGPLPYHKRHYIAIMAAARHQCSYLVGFHMGEFLQVGGDPEWLRGLQYAPQKLRNLNEINKILAHRPWLITKEHIEVLLKTGDNSWSLAELIQALVLLTHYHSLASFVFGCGINLEIDQEGGHVFRPPSPRSCDSSPASEDGVNSSSGSDAMEEVEVLMERMKLLQECQLEEEAVTQEEMETRFEMEKRESLLVTPSDIAEHSLPPNVMCFVEDPEFGYKDFTRRGEQTPPTFRAQDYTWEDHGYSLINRLYPDVGQLLDEKFQVVYNLTYNTIAMHSGVDTSMLRRAIWNYVHCVFGIRYDDYDYREVNQLLERSLKIYIKTVACYPEKATKRMYTHFWRHFKHSEKVHINLLLLEARMQAALLYALRAITRYMT from the exons GACAGAGGAGTCAAAATCCCCCGGCAGTTGGGAAGAGGCCCCAGTTCCTTCATCCCGGTGGAAGAG ATCCTACAAGAAGGAGCAGAGAGTGCCCAGCGGCGCCTCTTCATTGAGGCCTTTGTTTCCACAGGCAGGGTGGATAACATTACCATGGTGATGGGGCTGCATCCTGAGTACCTGACAAGCTTCTGGAAAACTCAGTACCTCCTGCTACGGATGGATGGGCCTTTGCCATATCACAAGCGCCATTACATTGCCATCATG GCTGCTGCAAGACATCAGTGTTCCTATCTGGTTGGCTTCCACATGGGGGAGTTCCTGCAGGTGGGTGgggacccagagtggctgcgagGCTTGCAGTATGCCCCACAGAAACTGAGGAACCTCAACGAAATCAACAAGATCCTGGCCCACCGGCCCTGGTTGATTACCAAGGAACACATTGAG GTGCTCCTGAAGACAGGCGACAACAGTTGGTCTCTGGCAGAACTCATCCAGGCTCTGGTGCTCCTCACACATTACCACTCGCTTGCATCCTTCGTCTTTGGCTGCGGCATCAATCTGGAGATTGACCAGGAAGGAGGCCACGTCTTTCGGCCACCCTCGCCACGCAGTTGTGATAGCAGTCCGGCCTCGGAGGATGGAGTGAACAGTTCCAGT GGCTCAGATGCTATGGAGGAGGTGGAAGTGCTGATGGAGAGAATGAAGCTTCTGCAAGAGTGCCAGCTGGAAGAGGAGGCAGTCACCCAGGAGGAGATGGAGACCCGCTTcgagatggaaaagagagagagtctGCTTGTTACTCCCTCGG ACATTGCTGAACACTCCCTGCCCCCCAATGTGATGTGCTTTGTGGAGGACCCAGAATTTGGATACAAGGATTTCACCAGGAGAGGAGAACAAACGCCCCCGACTTTCCGAGCTCAG GATTACACCTGGGAGGACCATGGCTACTCACTCATCAATCGCCTATATCCTGATGTGGGGCAATTGCTGGATGAAAAATTTCAGGTGGTCTACAACCTGACATATAACACCATAGCCATGCACAGTGGTGTGGACACATCCATGCTCCGGAGGGCCATCTGGAATTATGTGCACTGTGTCTTCGGCATTCG gtacgaTGACTATGATTACAGGGAGGTGAACCAGCTCTTGGAGCGCAGCTTGAAAATCTACATCAAAACCGTGGCCTGCTATCCAGAGAAAGCCACCAAGCGCATGTACACTCACTTCTGGAGGCATTTCAAACATTCTGAAAAG GTGCATATCAACCTGCTTCTGCTGGAGGCCCGCATGCAGGCTGCCCTGCTGTATGCATTGCGTGCCATCACCCGCTACATGACCTGA